The genomic segment ACGTGCTGGGTAAAATCCATACAGTGAAGAATGTTTAAGAATTCTTTTGATGTAGGGTCAGAAGGATTATCTATGTGCAGGTTAAAATCACCGGTTAGAATTATCATGTTATATTTTGAATGtatgtttgttaaaaattctGAGAATTCCTTGATAAAAGCAGCACTGTCTTTAGGTggtctttattatttattaatgcgGCGCAGCATGGAGGTGATGTACACTTAAGCCCAGGTTTCTTTGATAGTGGCCGATAGTGCAGCTTGTCTGTGTTTCTCATCTTCCTGGCATTATCTCACAGATTCTCTGTGGCGTTTAGGTCAGATTAGTTGGCTAGCTAGTCATGCACAGTAATAACATTGTCAGCAAACCATTTGCTCATAGATTTAGCAATGTTTGCTAACTCCTGCTGGAAAAAGGAAATCGGCATCTCACTGAAGATTATCAGAAGATCGGAGGATAAAGCACTCTAAAATCATCTTATAGATGGCCATGTTGACTCTGTATTTAATAAAACGGTGAACCAACAATTCCCAATATAGATCAACTAATAAATATTCTACTAATTGAGATACTGGATTTCAGATTTTCAAGCCATAAtcactaaaattaaaataaaaacatttcattgGTCAAAACATTTGAGGGTCATTTTGATTCATTGACTTGTTTTTTTATGCTGTCATTGTACAGACTGATGTCCAGAAGATCCTGAGGAATGCCAGGAAACTGCCAGATAAAACTCAGACCTTTTATAAGGTAAGATTAGCCGGAATGGCTCTAAACTATAATTTTTAAAGctatgtttgtttggttttttccaaaaatgaaaatttttttcattttgattctgACAGGAGCTGAACCGTCTACGTAAGGCTGCTTTGGCTTTTGGTTTCTGGGAGCTCCTGAAGGGAGTTGCCGATCTGCTGGAGAGAGAGTGCACCATGCTGCCAGACTCGGCACATCCTGATGCTGCTTTCCAGCTCTCCCACGCTGCACAGCAGCTTAAACTGGCCAGCACTGGTGACTCCCAGTATGCTGCTTTTGATCACAACATTGTTCCCATGCACACGGATTTCTCAAGCTGAGCCGCATCTGAATTTGTATGAATGAACTCAAAATATCATAGGCTCAGCCTGAGTGGACCAATGTGGTGCAGCATTGCGCACACCCTGTAAAGACGTTCACGGGATTATTTTATGAAGTCATCTTTGGGAttcagtgttgttttgtttttataaatgttCCTTTATAGGAATCTTTTGACACAATAACCACATTAAATTTTGATTTTTATTCATTGTCAAATAACTGCCACATTTACAGAACACCAAGTAAACGGCTATTAATGTTGGCATTCATAATTCAAGTGCACATAATAAAAAAGcagcctgaaaaaaaaaaccttacaaTTTAACATTGCTCCTTGAAGGTTGTTGTTGAGCACAACGGAcacattatttttctgttttagcaGTGAGGAAAGAAATACTCCATCATCTATTGTGTTAATAATAGCCATAAAGGAAGTCATTTTAGTGAATATGGACAGGCTGTCAAAAATTGAGTTGATAATAAACTTGACATATGGATGATGATCATTAAAATGTCAAGGAATAAGCAGGCAGCAAAGGCGTTCAAGGTTTGCTGTTGGTGTTGAGTCTCAATTTGCTTTCCTCTTTTTGGTCCGGAAGcgcctcttcctctgcttgtaAAGGTGGTGAAAGTTGATAAAAAGTCCTTTGGTGGGGGGGAGGGGGAACCAAGATTAATATCAGAGCAGCAGTGGTTAAGTTAGAATATATTTGTCATGTGAGAGACAGTTCATGTGGGGACTTACCCAAAAACATGAGAACAAGATAAATGTACAGGAAGTAAGAGAAGCTGACAGAGGTCCCAATCACTTTAGTCAGAGGAATGCTGAAGAGTTTAGATTCATCAAAGATGGGGATGGACTGGATCACTGCAACAGCTACGTGGGATTGAGAGATAAGATTATATATAAAAGAGTCTATAAAAATGTTTGAatgtggggattttttttaatcaaattttgttttaaaaaatatgaggggccgtacaagccaaaattcattctttcactctcacacacatacattcttctttcacatacatatattttcactctcacatacatagaTTCTTCTGTCAGACACATGTATTGTCACTCtcaccagccaatcacagacttggatgcaaaaatatctgattggctgttctggtctccaatcagctcgaaatgacgaaatgcaatatcccagaatccatttcgtccaaaactcaaatgaggcagtggcggaggaacacagagtggcggagtttgaaatattactctttctgggtcacagaataaacttttaagatatttaaaatggtgctgtgtaaacttcaaatatagtggggcaaaaaagtatttagtcagccaccGATTGTGCAAGTGCCCCCacctaaaatgatgacagaggccagtaatttgcaccagaggtacacgtcaactgtgagagacagaatgtgaaaaaaaaatccatgaatacacatggtaggatttgtaaagaatttattcgtaaatcagggtggcaaataagtatttggtcaataacaaaaatacaactcaATACTTTGTAACATAACCTTTGTTGGCAATAACAGAGGTCAAACGTTTACTATAGGTCTTtaccaggtttgcacacacaGTAGCTGGTATTTTGGCCCATTCCTCCATGCAGATCTTCTCGAGAGCAGTGATGTTTTGGGGCTGTCGTCGAGCAACACGGACTTTCAACTCCCGCCACAGATTTTCTATGgggttgaggtctggagactggctaggccactccagGACTTTCAAATGCTTCTTACGgagccactcctttgttgcccgggcggtgtgttttggatcattgtcatgttggaAGACCCAGCCGCGTTTCATCTTCAAAGTTCTCACTGATGGAAGGAGGTTTTGGCTCAAAATCTCACGATACATGGCCCCATTCATTCTGTCCTTAACACGGATCAGTCGTCCTGTCCCCttggcagaaaaacagccccataGCATGATGTTTCCACCCCCATGCTTCACAGGTAGGTATGGTGTTCTTGGGATGCAACTCAGTATTCTTCGTCCTCCAAACACGACGAGTTGAGTTTATACCAAAAAGTTctactttggtttcatctgaccacatgACATTCTCCCAATCCTCTGCTGTATCATCCATGTGCTCTCTGGCAAACTTCAGACGGGCCTGGACATGCACTGGCTTCAGCAGCGGAACACGTCTGGCACTGCGGGATCTGATTCCCTGCCGTTTTAGTGTGTTACTGATGGTGACCTTTGTTACTTTGGtcccagctctctgcaggtcatTCACCAGGTCCCCCCGTGTGGTTCTGGGATATTTGCTCACCGTTCTCATGATCATTTTGACCCCACGGGATGAGATCTTGCGTGGAGCCCCAGATCGTGGGAGATTATCAGTGGTCTTGTATGTCTTCCATTTTCTGATGATTGCTCCCACAGTTGATTTTTTCACACCAAGCTGCTTGCCTATTGTAGATTCACTCTTCCCAGCCTGGTGCAAGTCTACAATACTTTTCCTGGTGTCCTTCGAGAGCTCTTTGGTCTTGGCCATGGCGGAGTTTGGAGTCTGACtgtttgaggctgtggacaggtgTCTTTTATACAGATGATGAGTTCGAACAGGTGCCATTCATACAGGTAACGAGTGGGGGACAGAAAAGCGTCTTACAGAAGACGTTACAGGTCTGTGGGAGCCAGAGATTTTCCATGTTTGAGgtgaccaaatacttatttgccaccctgatttacgaataaattctttacaaatcctaccatgtgtattcatggatttttttttcacattctgtctctcacagttgACGTGTACCTCTGGTACAAATTACTggcctctgtcatcattttaggtGGGGGCACTTGCACAATCggtggctgactaaatacttttttgccccactgtatCTGCTTGAtctatcaagacatcacatatttccataagtgctctaatgttttcggagatgcctgttacccaccagctgaccgcatagctggactggccatgggcataccgggcatttgcccggtgggcagatggtgatttttcatttttatgtttgtttgtttttgtaacggtataaacaattaaaggtggtggattagctaattggtcatgatcaactctgggctggaccaattacaatacatccgtaTTGAGAGGAAAAAGAACGCGATtagtcccgtacttcagctagaatgaaaaaaaagacaaagctggagttattctgtctttacgttgcacagctgcctcttctcccctcattctctctctctccctccctctcctgttgctacttcaatcatgaaaccgATCAATGATTAGCTGATcgtctttcttgtttgtttatctcccactttgcgccagaaagaggaaaccagcggatgtcgcgctaaacaacagcagcacgttcaagcttgataagctgttagaatttatttaaaattaatttctagtatcagctgatgtttgctggagccagagctgtaaaaactgctgctcATGGTATCGGTTtggaaacatgaaggtgatacAAATCATGCATATATACCAAcgagacagtgtacatcactgtcacaacagcgtttgttttagttcaaaggccttatggtttttcctataatacctggtggtgtAGTCGGTGATTTTTTGTCAGTTGAGctttatatattatgtttaacccgagtgaccacccggtcagctggtgggtaactatggcgttatttttgtgccactattctgagcgcacgtaaaaaaaaaagttgagcccgtcccatctcgatcaaggacaacgatgtgaccgtttcaggagatgataaaatatttcttaacaccccgatagcttgctgaagaactcgagtttcttctcccccctccatgctgtcagacacttgaaagtgacccgcaCGTGCTTCTCggccaatcacagcggtacagacacccagccttccgtttccattaaactccttccgtttccactatactctttcattcacatacattattctcttgcatacatatattttcttctgacatgtatgcattctctgcttacttacatatattatttgtgagattaaatgcatactgaatgcatgtaaatgagagcaaaatgtaggaatgcataaatgaaaatgcatgtaTGTTAGAGTGaaaatttgtaaatatgtacattaaaatacatgtataagAGAGCACAATATtgcaatgtgtgtgttaaatatgtgtaaacatgagaataaaaatatctaaatataaaaattaaaataaaactatatgaGAGTGAAAGTATGtgtatgtgaaagaagaatgtatgtatgtgagagtgaaaatatatgtatgtgaaagaagaatgtatgtgtgtgagagggaaagaatgaattttggcttgtacggcccctctTAAAAAAAGCCTACCTTCTGCTAAAACACCTAGTGGATACAGTGGCATCCAGACAGTATACCGCAGCCAAGTGAGGGTTTTCCACTCTGTATTGAAACAGCCCAGCATGTAAAAGGGATACCTGAAAAAGGATGAGCGCATGTTggttaaggaaaaaaaaaagtcatgctccaaataaaatgacacaaagtTGCATCTACAGTTACACATTCTTATAAAATTATAGCTCAGATGCGACTGCAACTTCCCTGTTTCAAGGCTGAAATGTGAATAAAATCTAACAAAATCTAACTGTTCCAAACATTTGCAAAGCTCTAAATCTTATccaattttagttttatttaaatacaacTGGCTAAAGCTGTACTATATATCACTAGATGACTGTTTACTGTAAGCAATAGGAAAATGCATACTTGCCTAAAAATTTCAATAGCACTCCACAGAtagaaaacaaagaacacaaCTGGCTTGTGGTGCATTTCCTCCAGACTACCAAAAATGATGAAGAGGATAAAATTCCTTCCGACCATCtagtgcacaaaaaaaaaaaatgtgtattggTGCTCAATCTGTAACTTTAGAAAACTTGAGTtcgggcaaaaaaaaaacaaaaaaacatcccaTACCTGTATAAGAGTTGGTATAACACCTGTCTTGACTACACCAAAAGCAGCATTCAGGACTTCTACTGATGCCAGGATCtggcagaagaacatcacatccgAAATTGTGTGAAATGTGTCATAGAGGGAATCTGAAAGGAGTTTTAGAACGGACATGTTTTAACCAGTTTTCTGGGAAGTAAGTGACACTTGCAGCTTCTCCTGTGTAATATATTTTCACACCTCTGCCAATGATAAACAGACGCACTGTCATGTTGACAAAGATCCATGAGAAACCAAGAAACTGGACCAGGTTGTACACAATCAAGAACACAGTTTTCAGGCTGACGAACCCTGAAACATTTCAAAGAAATTGGAAAATAGTATCAGCAGTTTTCCCTTCAAAGCCATCTGATAAAACAGAATGTTCAAGTCCAATATATTATCTGCACCCAccttcttctttttgtcttgAAGCCTTCAGCCTGTTCCTTTTCTCCTCCTTTTAgaagtatttaaaaatgaaaatagtaGAGTCTTTAATCAATTATTTTAGTCatactgacattttttaatctttatctGTGAGTGTCATTTAGTAACAACTGCCACTCTTACTCTTTTACATTACTCTTACCTTTTCTCTGATTTCCATCTCAGCGTCTGACTCGTCCAGCCAGCGATCAAAGTCCGGTGCCAGGAAGACAGGTTTACGCTCCTGGACAGTCAGCTTTTCCCACCAACCTCGCTGTATTTTGTGCACTGTAATGTTCACCTGCCGCTGTGTGGACTTGTAGCTGACCTACAGGGTCACGCAATGAGCACAAACAGGAAAACCACAGAAAGGAAAGGCAAAGATTTAAGAGCAATCTTGCTTTAAGAGCAAGTTATTCTGTCTATAGATATATTTCTGATCCCTCAAGATGAATTATTGAATTACTGAGCATACCTGTGGCTTTACTGGTAAGAGGAACTCCAAGCTGAACTTGTACTCATTTTGTCCTTTTGCACCATGCCCCTGGGCTACAAACAGGATATCACAAATGAAATtccacaaaaatatttttaaaaatatgtctttAAACACCAAATGCAAATGAAATCCGTGAATCCATGTCACCTGAAAAGTGAAGGACATTTTCATCCACGTGGACGTCAATATTCTGCAAAAACACAGGCAAAGGATAAGCATACTTCCTCGCTAGATCAAGAATTTTTTTACTTCCTGTTAAGAGAAACCCGAAACAAAGATATTAATCTTATGTTACAATATTACCGTAACAAACTATATTCCAAAACACATAGTACAGGTAAAATAAGTGCTTAAAAAGTCTCTAACCTGAATCTTCTGTTACATGATCAGAAATAGAGTTAAGTgctataaaaagaagaaaaaaacgagTGCTGAGAGGCCCTCCTGTAGCATGTAGTATGGGATGGTGTGATATCTATAAATGTAACAACACCTGTCCCTCACACATAACCCCGAGCAATGCTaccacccccacccaccccgcCTTCCGAGTAGTTCCAGCAGATATTTTTAGGACTTTGCACCCATGTGATTAACTGTAAACACGAATATTCTTAAAACCAACAGGTTTTAAAAACAGGTTCGAACGGGCCTCAACAGAGAGCTTTGTATGGATCAGTTATCAGATAAGGGATCTCATTTCTCATACAGTATGCAAATAGTACAGCtatccagcaggataacattTACAGGAACCTTTCGTCTGTATTTGCATTGCTTCTCATTTACCACCAGAGGCCCAAAAacaatgttaaaaagaaaaaaagtcagaacCATACTAAAGCGTTTTGCCCGTGACAAGTAACTGCAAGATGTACTCTCACCTGAGCATCTGTGAGCTCAACTCGCAGGTAAATTTCTTCATGGCGTTGAGCCCAATAAACAAGAGGTGTGAGTGCCATTATTGCGTTTttgatcagtttttttttttttttttttttttttaatcgggCGTTGCTTCAAATAAATATCAGTGAGGCAAACAACGAATGAAGGCTCCACGCTTCATGCTAGCTCCCCTGGAAAGACTTGAGCAATTACCCAGAATATTCTTCGAACGTGCTCGCTCTCCACCGATCAGTGCGGAGACGCGCTCGTGCAGGAAGCACAAACGTTAGACGTGCAATTCCCTGATTGGCTAAATGAATATTTACGGAAGTGTCACGGGAACGCGGCGCGGCAGCTTGTCTAATTTTTCTTTTGGCAGTATGCTGACAGGCAGTAAGACGACCACATGTCAAGTTTAAAAACTGATTTGTTGAAAACTTCCGGGACATTTAATGTCCTTGTTGGAGTGACAGGAAGCGTTGCAGCCTTGAAACTGCCTCTTTTGGTCTCCCAGCTTCTTGAGCTCTCCAGGGTGAGCTGCTTCATATTAATTAATGTTTGCATATCatgaatgtttctttttttcccccgtaCATAGTTAGCAAATAATAGCACAAGCACCTATATACATTTATTGTTTATCTAAGTGGCATAATACGCATAAGCTCACCTTTACCGCAAGATGGGGATGTTAGGCAGCATCGCTACAAACGCAGTATGTTCGAGTTATTATAGCTCTTTTATCCAGCCGCAGAAAAAAAGTCTTAGACTTAAAAACCTGAACCAAATCTGAACCAGCAATATCTGCATGTTAATTAAAAACCACAGCGGTCCTCCATGAAAATAGAGAAAACGTAAATGTTAAACGGGGGGATAATATATGACAGTGTTGGTATTAGTGTGGGAATGGTTTTGCAATACACTAAATAAAGTGTGTTAGGACTTTTGTAGTAAACAGGGTGATGAAGCTATGCGTTTGCATAGCAAtgcaaataattttaaattgtttgtgTAATAGCGAATACGTGTAGAGAGATATATTTGGTCTGACTGTCAAACTAAGAATAATTGCTTCATTTGAgtttaacatgggagaatatGCATGGATGCACACTCCATGGAGCAGAGAGACGTAATGCCCCAATCAGTCAACTTAATTTTCAACCAAATTATGTGGGATCACGCATGTCACTGGCAGCAGTATTGTCTTGTAAACTTCAattaaagttcttttttttaaaaattaaacagtCAGTTGTAGAAGAATCTTCTCTGTAACAAGTAGTATGACGTATTTATTTACTTGAGAAAGAATGAACACTTCACCTGCTCAAGCCCTGCTAATtataaaacaaatgatgaatTAATTTGAGCATACTAGTGGTAAAGGCAATCAAATGCCTACAGTTGTTTAAAAATACtctaaaataatgtaaaaacttAGAGTAAACAGAAATTCATACCAATGTAGACTTTATCTGCACTCACTGGctactttgttaggtacaccaattaagctgctttttaatgcaaatatctatttaGCCAATCCCATGGCAGCAGCTCaagcatttaggcatgtagacatggtcaagatgacctgcttaACTTCATCTGAACATCCGAATGGCgatgaaaggtgatttaagtgattttgaaCGTGGCATGTTTGTGGGCCGCAAACAGGTTGTTCTGAGTATTTCAggaactgctgatctgctggtaTTTTCTCACT from the Oreochromis niloticus isolate F11D_XX linkage group LG7, O_niloticus_UMD_NMBU, whole genome shotgun sequence genome contains:
- the hacd3 gene encoding very-long-chain (3R)-3-hydroxyacyl-CoA dehydratase produces the protein MALTPLVYWAQRHEEIYLRVELTDAQNIDVHVDENVLHFSAQGHGAKGQNEYKFSLEFLLPVKPQVSYKSTQRQVNITVHKIQRGWWEKLTVQERKPVFLAPDFDRWLDESDAEMEIREKEEKRNRLKASRQKEEGFVSLKTVFLIVYNLVQFLGFSWIFVNMTVRLFIIGRDSLYDTFHTISDVMFFCQILASVEVLNAAFGVVKTGVIPTLIQMVGRNFILFIIFGSLEEMHHKPVVFFVFYLWSAIEIFRYPFYMLGCFNTEWKTLTWLRYTVWMPLYPLGVLAEAVAVIQSIPIFDESKLFSIPLTKVIGTSVSFSYFLYIYLVLMFLGLFINFHHLYKQRKRRFRTKKRKAN